Proteins encoded in a region of the Brevefilum fermentans genome:
- a CDS encoding PqqD family protein: MELHNSKLSRNEDFVFRRIVEEMVLVPIRQNVAELDSIYTLNELGAFIWEQLESPRSHAELEEAILAEYEIDAETVRTDLASFIEALLRIGAVEEV, from the coding sequence TTGGAATTACACAACAGCAAGCTGTCGCGCAACGAGGATTTTGTCTTCCGCCGCATCGTGGAAGAAATGGTGCTCGTTCCCATACGCCAAAATGTCGCCGAACTGGACAGCATCTACACCCTGAACGAGCTGGGCGCCTTTATCTGGGAACAACTGGAAAGCCCCAGGTCGCATGCCGAGCTGGAGGAAGCCATCCTGGCGGAATATGAGATTGACGCCGAGACGGTGAGAACAGACCTGGCCAGTTTCATTGAAGCCTTGCTGCGCATCGGCGCGGTCGAAGAGGTGTGA